Below is a window of Phaenicophaeus curvirostris isolate KB17595 chromosome 15, BPBGC_Pcur_1.0, whole genome shotgun sequence DNA.
GCACAAAACAGTGGGAGGGCTTCTAAGCATTTCATGTCAGCTAAACTATCCATTATTAGAGAGGGGTGACAGTCCTTCTTCAAAGGAATCAGCAATACAGCGGTCAAACACAGTTCACAAATTAGAAGGAGAAAGggcaaaacaaaaatgcaaatgctATAACAcaaatccaggaaaacagaTCAGATCTGCTTTCAGAggacagcagtgaagctggtgaaaggtctgaAAGGAATGTCCTGTAGAAGCATATAAGGACTTTAGCTTTACCATTCTGTTCCATACCTACAATGCCATGCTAGGTATTTCCAGGGCAATCCCAAGGAAGCAGCCCACGCACACCCCTCTTATGGGTCAAAGGAAGATCTCATGCACTTTACTGCTCTTCACTACATGAGATGAGACAGCATTACTTAGAGGCTTGACATCTCACTCttgcctgcagagctggaatCCTGTGCATGGCAATGTGTCCATGGGAGcaccctcctgcctccctcagcagcctttGTGAGGCGTGTGCAGTCACACTATGGCtggacagaaagacagagacacCAGAAGGCAAAATACACAGAGTCCATGCATCTCAGACAGAGGCATTGAGAACCCAGAGCAGAAACAGCTCCATGCATGCATCACCTTGTAACACAACACCTTGCCATTACATTACGGCACAGAAAGAGATCCATGAACTTGGCCAACAGCAAGTGATAGAAGAACTACGGTGGTAGCAAAGGAATGAAACCCACTCTGAAAGCATCTAAGATGCCTTTAATAGAGTTGAACAATTATATCATCATAATAAAGGAGACTTAAGTttattttggggctttttctggtgttttggAGGAAGAGACAACTTTTCTTCTGGTTTCGGCAACTTCAGGGCAGGAAAAATGATGCTAAATGTAAAGGCAGATTAACTCTAGGGAAGCCATTGCCACAAGTTATAGCCTGGACCATTTCCTATCACAAGGCTCGAAGCCTCTGGCTGTGCTGACTCCATCCTAGTTAAAGGAAAGACTATTGAACTCTTCCCCAGAGAACATCCCTATGTTCTCTGGTAGCACATCCTCAGTGGTGAGAGGACCATGGGGAAAATCCTGTTCACCATCAGTGTCCCCGCCCAGGGCACAGTGCTGTGGTGGCAGACTGGGCAGGATGGGCTTCAGGAACTTGAACTCGCTGTTGCCCGAACCCGTTGTGAGGTTGATCTCATAGCaatagggatggggcagggtccCTGCAGAGGCTGCATCAGCCAGGCTGCTCGGAAAGTTGCTGGCAGCATAAAGAACATGCCCAtccttcagctcctttctcttgcaCACTTTGCAAGCGATGAAGGTTACCATGGACACGAGGAAGAGCAATGAGACAAAGACCAGGGAAATGATTAAATAGAATGTCAGAGAGTCTTCTTCATCCTCCATGTCCAGGCTGCTGTGTGGTAGTTGGACATCTGAGAAGTCATTGAGTAGGAGtgcactcagtgctgctgtggccGACAGTGGTGGTCGCCCGTTGTCCCGCACCAGGATGATGAGCTTCTGCTTCACGGTGTCTCTCTCCGTCACTGGCCTCCTCAGATGCACCTCCCCACTATGGGCACCCACCACAAACAGACCGGGGTCAGTGGCCTTCAGCAGGTGGTATGAGAGCCATGAGTTCTGCCCAGAGTCGGCATCAACAGCCACCACTTTGGTGACCAGGTACCCCGCCTCAGCTGACATGGGCACCAGCTCGCtggatgctgggctgctgtcCTGGGCTGGATGCAGCACCAGTGGGGCATTGTCATTCTCATCCACCACAACAACGCGGACAGTGACGTTGGCCCTGAGGGGAGGAGATCCTGCATCAGAGGCAATCACCAAGACCTCAATCTGCTTCAGCTGCTCATAGTCCAGAGGCCGCAGCACAAATACGTGCCCATTCTCAGAgttcacagaaatgcaggaacAGGGTGGCTGCTCTGTGCGTTGAGCTGGTGCCAGGGAATAGGTCACCTTGGCGTTGGGTCCTACGTCAGCATCTGCGGCATGGATGGTTCCAACCAGCATGGTGGGAATATTATTCTCACGCACATACATGGTATATGATGTCTGGTTGAAGACAGGTGCATTGTCGTTGACATCAGAGATGTCCACCGTGAAGGTCTGGGTGGTGGTGAGAGAAGGTGAACCCGCGTCTGCTGCTGTGACAGTTACAATGTACCGTGCCATTTCCTCCCGGTCCAGTGAGCTCACAGTCACCAGCTCATAGTAATTCTTATAGGCTGGCCGCAGGGAGAATGACAGCTGGCCCTCGAGGGCACAGATGATCTTTCCGTTGGCTCCAGCATCACGGTCCCTGACAGTGAAGAAGGCAACCACTGTCCCAGGTAATGCGTTCtcagggagggggctgctgaaggaactCACCACCAGCTCTGGTGCATTGTCATTCACATCCAGCACCTCCACCAATACCTTGCAGATTGCTGAGAGGCCCCCACCATCTGTAGCCTGCACTCTGAGCTCGTGTTTCTGTGCTGTCTCAAAGTCCAGAGGCTTTCTGAGTTTAATTTCACCGCTCTTGGCATCAATAACAAACAGTGTTTCACTCTGGCCAACCTCTTGGCGGAACTGGTAGAAAATTTCACCATTAGAACTTGCATCCAGATCAGTTGCCACCACGCTCAGAACCACCGTGCCCTCAGGGGCATTTTCCAAAACCTGACCGACATACAGCTCCTGTGTGAAGACGGGAGCGTTGTCATTTGCATCTAGTATGACAATGCGGATTTCGGTGGTCCCACTCCTCGGGGGAGAGCCCCCGTCCATAGCAATGAGACTGAAACtcatctctgcctgctcctccctgtCTAGAGGCTTTTCCAAAACCAATTCCACATATTGATCGTCGTCATTCCGACTCCCAAAGGAGACACTAAAGTACTCGTTCTCGGGAGAGATGCTGTAACCCTGAATACTGTTGCTGCCAATATCCAGGTCTCGTGCCCCCATTAGAGGGAAACGCGAGCCGGGGTTGCTGGTCTCAGGGATCCTAAGCGTGATCTGCTCGTCCGGGAAGCGGGGCGAGTGGTCGTTGACGTCCCGCACGGCCACCTCGATGCGGAAGAACTGCAGCGGGtcggccagcagcagctccaagggcaGCGTGCAGGCGGGCGCCTGGGCGCACAGCTCCTCCCGGTCGAGCCTCTCGGCCACGACGAGGCGGCCGGTGGCGCGGTCCAAGCGCAAGCGCTGCCGGCCGTCCTCCGAGGCCAGGCGGGCGCGGCGAGCCGAGAGCTGCGCCGGGGCCAGCCCCGCGTCCTCGGCCACGTCGGCTACGAGCGAGCCGCTCGGCGCCTCCTCGGCTACGGAGTagcgcaggggctgggagcgagCGTGCGGCagcgagaggagagcagagagacaaagcactTGCCTTGCGATCGCcatggcggggcggcgggcgggctccGGCGGGCGGCTCGGGCGCGCGGTCCTCGGCGGCGAGCGGCGCCCGGCagcggcgagggcggcggcgagggcggcggcgagggcgggCGGGCTCCCTGGGGCCGAGTGCGGCTGGCGGCCCGGCAGCGGCTGGCCCGGGGCCCCGCtcgccgccgctcgccgccgcccgGCTGCGCTGCGCTGggcagggccgggccgggctcggGCGCCTCCCCGCCCGCAGCCGCTCGGCGCCGCCTTGGCCGGGAGCTCCCCCCTGCGGGCCGCGGCGGGACTGCGCCTCCCGCCACCGCCACCGCGCTTCCCTCTCGCCGAGACACACGCTCCGCGCTCCGCTCGCCGCACCCGGCGGCCTTGCAAGGGCTCCAGAGGGCTTTGTGCTCAGCGACcgggctgagctcctgccccggggggaggaggcggcgccgcAGGGCTGGGAGATAAAAGGCAGCGAAGCACACAGGGAGGTCACTAATTAGAGCCCCGGATACGCAAACGCTAACGGTCCGGAGCTAACggagacagcagcaaagcccagggaTCTAAGGACACGCAGCGATGGGACATTAAAGGCACCATTCAAATGTCACCTGCAAGAGGTTCAAGCCCCAAATTTGTAAAGCAGTTCCGTGGGGGAAGTTTATCCTATATTGATGGAGAGGTGGAGGGTGTGGGGAGCGCGGCCAGGCAGTGAGAGATGATAGGCAGGAAAACACACAGCGAAGTTACTAATTAGAGCCCCAGATACACAAACACCGACCAGCAGGAGCTAACGGAgtcagcagcaaagcccagggaTCTAAGGACATGCAGCGATGGGACATTAAAGTCACCATTCAAGTTTCAACTGCAAGATGTTCTTCCTGAAACTTTGTAAACGCGAATGGGCCCAAAGAGATCATCCCACATTATCAGAAAGTGACTCAGTAGAAAGATTAAATTGTTTACGAGCCCTTTGACAGGGAGTCTAGGAATAGGCAAAGCCTGTTGTGGGGTGAATAAAAACAGATCATTTTCATTCAAGGGAGGACACAAGAGAGTACTTGGAGATGCAGTTGTGGGGAAATGGAGGTAGAAGAGGAGAGCGAGAGGTCTAAGGACATTCAGCGATGGGACATTAAAGGCACCACCTTGAAGAGGTTCAAACAAAATCTTTGTAAACTAGAAGGTGGTACAATCATTGCATTGGATGAACAAAAAGGGTCTCATAGGAATAAGTAACTTTCTACAGGAATCGATTGAAATTGTTTCCTCCGATTCCAGCGAGACCGGTCGAAGGCGCTTTGAGCAGCATCTCTCGGTCCTCTACTTCCCACAGAAAATCGCCATTCACCTTGCTCCGCCTTCTAAGAATGTCCTGCTTCTAAGTCGCTCTGATTTTCCCTGCATCATATCAACTCCAAAATGCACGGGTTGATTCTCGAAATTCTGCTTGGACTAGTGATCTTCCACAAACCCGAGGGAAttgcaaggatttttttattgcGTTCTTTTATATCAGGCATTTGATTGTTTAAATGTGCGAGCGACAGGAAATATCACATACACTTCACAGCTCATTATCGATTAAgtaagggagaagaaaacagaaagctacGCTACACCCTGTCCTCTACAGTGCCTCAAGCTGAGTGTAAAAGCCTGTTTCACTGTAAAACCACAAACAGCACTTTCAATTCTCTACTACTTCATACTCAACAAGGCCGAAATGCTACCTTGCACTTTTCCTTATAAGAGAAAACGAATACATTGCTCAGAACCAGCGAACTCTTGGTCAAATGTGCGCAGAGTGCCAGTGTCAGTCCTTTCTAATTAAATCGGTTTTAACGGAGTGCAGAGACTGGAGACACGATTACAGAACGCTCTCAGAAGaaacataaatacagaaaaggtgATGTAGGAAAAAGCTATCTTGAAGATATGCTTCCAGGTTTCAGGATTTCCCTTAATATTTCGAACGCTCTCACAGTCATGCACGGAGTCTCGAATTTATCAACATGCAACACAGTCCTCGCCCTCCGTCCATGTCACAATTACACAACacttatataaataaaacaatgcGGAAGAGGAGAATGGGTTTGCTCTCTCACAGAGAAACCTTGTTCTTCCCTGGTCCTTTTTTCGGTGTTTTCCCTGGGAGGACGCTGGCCAGGGACGACAGACACTCTCGCCTTTCCTCTCGTTTACTGAGTGGGGAGCCAAGGGTTTGGATCAGAATTGCCATGGAGctctttccccctctttgcaGTGCAAGCTGCTTCCGCACGTCTGCGAGCAGTGTCTGCGGAGATGGGAGCTCTGTCCTGCAAGAACGGAGAGCGCGGGTTGTCATTTGGCCGTGAAGTTAATCAGGCATCAGCGAGGGACTGAAAGGACCCGTCGGACACCGCTGTACGGAGAATGTTACTGTTCTCTTTCCAGAGACAGAGGAGGGTGAACCAGGAGGTGGGGACGTTAGTCCCCTCTCTTCCTTAACCTCGATGGTTTTGAGAACCTGGTCGAGGTGCAGCTGCCCTCCTCCTTTGCGCTGATACACTTGATCTAAGGGAAACCCTCAGAGCTGGATGCCCAAGACCCCCATAAGTCAGTacttggggagcagctgagcctTAACAGATCCTCCTGGGACGCCCACACCAGCAGCTCTCAGACCCTCTCCGCCCTCTCCTCCCGACCCTGGGGCTCCTCCACCCACAGAGCCACAACAACGAGACTCCCCACGTGAGCGACACCCCGAGCCCCCCGCGCtgctccctccccgctccccgcctcgCCCCGGCCCGGGCAGGTCCCTCACCTCTGCAGCCCGGTCGCCGTCGTCGCCGAGGTTGGCCGCCTCCGTGGAGCAGAGCGAGCTCCGCTGCTCggccgggccggggggcagCCCGGCGgggaagcagggcaggaggggcccGAGGAAGCGCAAGTCGCCGTCGAGGCTGCCGGCGGCGAAGCAGACGTCGTAGACGGAGCTGCGGGGCAGGGAGCCCGCGCTGCTCGGCGGGGCGGACTGCGGGAAGGCGGGCAAGCTCTCGGCCGCGCTGCGCCGGGCCCGCCGCACCTTGGCCGCCACGGCGGCCCCCGCCGTGGCCAGGAAGAGGGCGGACACGCAGGCCAGGCAGACGGTGAGGGAGAGGGTGAGCGGCCCCTCGGGCTCGgcggccggcgcctcctcggcGCCCCGCAGATGGGCGTCGGAGAAGCCGCCGACCAGGGCGATGCCGAGGGTGGCGGTGGcggagcgcggcggccgccCGCGGTCTCGCACCAGCACGACGAGCCTGTGCCGGGGCGCGTCCCGCTCCGCCACGGCCCGCGCCGTGCGCACCTCGCCGCTGTGCGGCCCCACGCGGAACAGCCCCGGCTCCGTCGCCTTCCACAGCTCGTACGACAGCCACGCGTTCTGCCCCGCGTCCGCGTCCACCGCCACCACCTTGGCCACCAGGTACCCCGCCTCGGCCGAGCGCGGCACCAGCtcgcccgccgc
It encodes the following:
- the LOC138727210 gene encoding protocadherin beta-4-like, with the protein product MPRAVLVEVLDVNDNAPELVVSSFSSPLPENALPGTVVAFFTVRDRDAGANGKIICALEGQLSFSLRPAYKNYYELVTVSSLDREEMARYIVTVTAADAGSPSLTTTQTFTVDISDVNDNAPVFNQTSYTMYVRENNIPTMLVGTIHAADADVGPNAKVTYSLAPAQRTEQPPCSCISVNSENGHVFVLRPLDYEQLKQIEVLVIASDAGSPPLRANVTVRVVVVDENDNAPLVLHPAQDSSPASSELVPMSAEAGYLVTKVVAVDADSGQNSWLSYHLLKATDPGLFVVGAHSGEVHLRRPVTERDTVKQKLIILVRDNGRPPLSATAALSALLLNDFSDVQLPHSSLDMEDEEDSLTFYLIISLVFVSLLFLVSMVTFIACKVCKRKELKDGHVLYAASNFPSSLADAASAGTLPHPYCYEINLTTGSGNSEFKFLKPILPSLPPQHCALGGDTDGEQDFPHGPLTTEDVLPENIGMFSGEEFNSLSFN